In Marinobacter qingdaonensis, the genomic stretch ACCAAGTTACCAAGCCTTGTAAGGCAGGAACTTCCCGCTCATCGTCACCACAACCCGATCTCCCTTCGGGTTCTCCTCCTTGTCGATATCCATCGTGAAGTCGATGGCGCTCATGATGCCGTCACCGAACTTCTCGTGAATGAGGGCCTTCATGGTGTCGCCATAAACACCGACGATTTCGTACAGGCGATAAATCAGCGGGTCCTGAGGAACGGCACTGTCCCAGGCTTTTTTCGGGCACACCTGTAGAGCCTCCGCCACGGGCTTATCCAATCCCAGGGCCTCGCAGAGTGCAAAGGCCTTGTCTTCGGTCAGGCTGTTCATTCCCAGAGCCGCGGATGTGGTGAACACCGGCGACATGCCAATGGCTTCGGCGAGCGCCTCCCAGGTCATACCCTTGGCGACTTTGGCTTCAAGGATCTTCGCAGTCATCAGTTCTTTGTTCATCATGATGGTTTCCTCTCAGTTTCGTTACATCAGGCGTTTACCGCACGTGCGGCGGATTCGGTTGGTGTTTGCCCGGCTTTGCCATGGGGCTCAGCCATGTCCTGGGCAGGGGAAATCACCTTGGGACTGCCATCGGCTTCCGGCATGGCAGACCCGCTGCGGTTCACAAGAAAGTCCACCAGGTAGTCCCGAGTCTTGTGATAGGCAGGATTCTGAAAAATTGAGGCCCGAGCCCGCGGGTGAGGTATGTCCACTTTCACGCTCTCGGCGATGCGGGCATTGGGGCCGTTGGACATCAGGAAGATGCGATCGGACAACAAAATGGCCTCATCCACATCGTGCGTGATCATGAATACGGTTTGTCGCGTTTCCTCCCAGATTTTTACCAGCTCGTCCTGGATCACACCGCGGGTCAGCGCATCCAGAGCGCCGAACGGCTCATCCAGCAGAAGCAGTTCAGGTTGCGTCGCGAAAGCCCGCGCGATGCTCACCCGCTGACGCATACCGCCAGACAGCTGGGACGGTTTTCGATTCATCGCGTGCTCAAGCCCAACCATTTTCAAGTAACGCTCACTGTGTTCGCGCACTTTCTCTTTGGACCAGCTAGGCCACCGGGCCTTGACGGCGAAAACGATGTTGTTGAGCGTGGTTTTCCAGGGCAGCAGGCTGTAGTTCTGGAACACCACGCCACGCTCCAGGCCCGGCCCCTTCACTTCTTTGCCGTTCATGACCACGTTG encodes the following:
- a CDS encoding ABC transporter ATP-binding protein, translated to MNKSFLEVDGLAKVYPDGQGGELTVFEDIRFALEKGEFVCIIGHSGCGKSTILNVLAGLDEASAGNVVMNGKEVKGPGLERGVVFQNYSLLPWKTTLNNIVFAVKARWPSWSKEKVREHSERYLKMVGLEHAMNRKPSQLSGGMRQRVSIARAFATQPELLLLDEPFGALDALTRGVIQDELVKIWEETRQTVFMITHDVDEAILLSDRIFLMSNGPNARIAESVKVDIPHPRARASIFQNPAYHKTRDYLVDFLVNRSGSAMPEADGSPKVISPAQDMAEPHGKAGQTPTESAARAVNA
- the cynS gene encoding cyanase; this encodes MMNKELMTAKILEAKVAKGMTWEALAEAIGMSPVFTTSAALGMNSLTEDKAFALCEALGLDKPVAEALQVCPKKAWDSAVPQDPLIYRLYEIVGVYGDTMKALIHEKFGDGIMSAIDFTMDIDKEENPKGDRVVVTMSGKFLPYKAW